atttaaattgttaatattaaatttcttttctatttagttatcaaacttttatgacacggattccgggtttgacaggttaacctggctTGATAAGTTagccagttaattctgggttaacccattaatttgtttttttatatttagttatcaaacttttacgACTCcaaggtttgacaggttaacctggtttgaagggttaacccattaatttatatattttttttctttttcttcattagtttttttttctttctgttggtttttttctttgttttttttttctttttaattaatctatttaattatcatacttttatgataTGACTTTACAGCCagacccacgtccaatgctattgaGTCTGGTATTGCAGTCAAACCCACTTTAaatttgggtcatgcaagtttaatgttattattaatattataaatattactcttgggtgaGGTATTGTAACCAAACCTAAAATTTTtggataaaattttacaaaaaacttaatatttttagatcttattttttttaaataaaaaaaataattgatatatgGCATCGCGAGTGAGGtaactatttaaataataaaatctgtCACGATATGCTTTGCCTAGAATCTTCCTATATATTCTgtcttcaaattaaataaaaaaagtaataaaataaatggacaTTCTTACCCCTTAAATTTAAAGACGACGACAGCATATACACGTGGAAGCAGATAACTGGTTTCCGATTGTCCAATCACACTTGTCATCCTTGCGTAATCACTGCCTGACCTTTCCTTTTTGTCCATTTTGCCGTGCTTACTTCGCCACTCTCACCGTCTCCTCGCATCCCCGCCAGTACCGCCCCCCCTCCTCTCTTGCATGCCTCCTCCTCTCAAAAACCCTAACTTCCTTCACTTCCTATTTTCCCAAAATGCCGTACCACTTCCTCTCTAATTCCCCTTCTACCCCTACCACCAAGGCCTCCGATCGCCAAAACGACACCTCCGTTTCTCTCCCCTCAACCTCCACCTCCTCTTCTATTTCCCCAGATATGTTGAATTACCTTTGGATCCCTTTCTTAATCTCGCTCTCTAAAGAGCTAACCATAGCTCGATCAGCAACAGCTACAACTTCTCTTTCGATTCTCCTCCCGAGTCAACTTGCCGATGACTCGCCTTCCGCGCCTAGGTGTCCGGCCCCCGACAAAAATCTGAATTACCGTCCGGTGATTGGAATTTTGAGTCATCCAGGGGACGGTGCCTCCGGGAGGCTTAATAACGCGACGAACGCTTCGTATATTGCGGCGTCGTACGTGAAGTTTGTTGAATCAGCTGGTGCTAGGGTTATTCCATTGATTTATAACGAGCCAAGAGAGATTCTTTTTGAGGTATCTAGATTCTTTAAGGAGAAGTGCAAAGAGTGATTTTAGAGTGGGTTGGATCATTTGATAAGATTAGATTGGAGAGGAAGTGAAGTGGAAACTgaaaagggaatttttttttaacgattGTAATTGAGAGAACTTTTAAGTAATTCTGAAATTAAGTATTTGCTTAGTCGAGATAATGATGTGGAGTTAGAAACtttattgatgaaaaagaaaatgaaaatgaaattaaacaaaaacaaaatctgaaTTTGTAAAGTTTTTGTGCATGGTCATTAAAAGGGATAGTCTGGCTTGAATGCAATGCTTGCACGGTGTAGGGGTatgttatcattattttataatcttagtAATTTATAAATGTTACTTAAGCTTGCTTGTTTGGTGTTGCATTACAGAAGCTCAATCTGGTAAATGGAGTGCTCTTTACTGGAGGTTGGGCTAAAACTGGTTTGTACTTCGACACTGCGAAGGCAATTTTCAAGGTAggtaattttttcaaacaaacccTCCATACtaaaattgatttcaataaaaaagttgttttgcaAGACGATGCATCCCACGTTTGCAATATGTTTAGAATTCaccaaaaagaataaaagaagacAAGGCATTTTCTACTTTTAGTTTCCCCCCCAACTGTTCTCAGTACAATCATCTTGTACTTGCAGGAAGTTTTAGCAAGGAATGATGCAGGCTTCCATTTCCCAGTGTATGCCATCTGCTTAGGCTTTGAAATTCTGACAATGATCATTAGTGAGGTAATATATGGCCAaaacatatgtatatatatagcctGTAATGATCAGACATTCCCATTCCAATTATTTCCATATTTTCCATTTTGTCAGACTGATTCCGTGCGAGAAGAATGATTACcaatttatatgttatttaaaatatatagtccatagTGATTAGGACTCTTCAGGACTTTTGGTGTGCCTGTAAGTACACACATTATGTATATCTTTTGCCGTAGTGACAATAAATTGAGAGTTTCAGTTTCAATTTACAGCGGTGGATTTCCTTCAGTGTTTCACTGTGGATTCCGCTTTCTCTCTTGGATTCGAGGAAGCCCTGGTGGATATCTGGGATTTAGCTTGGTGATTCTAGGTTTTCTACCCCTTTTCTATCTGTCGAGTCTGTTACCCTTTCTACAGCAATTGGTATCTG
This genomic interval from Populus alba chromosome 1, ASM523922v2, whole genome shotgun sequence contains the following:
- the LOC118027469 gene encoding gamma-glutamyl hydrolase 2 encodes the protein MPYHFLSNSPSTPTTKASDRQNDTSVSLPSTSTSSSISPDMLNYLWIPFLISLSKELTIARSATATTSLSILLPSQLADDSPSAPRCPAPDKNLNYRPVIGILSHPGDGASGRLNNATNASYIAASYVKFVESAGARVIPLIYNEPREILFEKLNLVNGVLFTGGWAKTGLYFDTAKAIFKEVLARNDAGFHFPVYAICLGFEILTMIISEDNQILETYNATDQASTLQFMENKSIEGTVFQRFPPVLLKKLSTDCLVMQNHHYGISPQRFQGNELLSSFFEILTNSADADNQVYVSTVQARNYPVTAFQWHPEKNAFEWGLSMIPHSEDAIQVTQHVANFFVSEARKSLNRPPARKVLDNLIYNYSPTYCGKAGKGYDEVYIFAEPETPNNTRCAVHGNCHGRVKL